In the genome of Polaribacter atrinae, one region contains:
- the nagB gene encoding glucosamine-6-phosphate deaminase → MLKSTIDKATGFEKRFENIGTIVYEDSTSAAKSIAQEIANLIKVKQSQRQPCILGLATGSSPKGLYAELVRLHKEEGLSFKNVVSFNLDEYYPMEPDSINSYVRFMQEQLFNHIDILPENCHVPDGTLSKESIRDYCDQYEAKIEALGGIDLQILGIGGNGHIGFNESGSLQNSKTRLVALDHITRVAASGDFSGLENTPRTAITLGVKKIMEAKRVILMAWGESKSNIIKASVEAEVTSLVPASYLQEHRNATFILDQAAASKLTRINTPWLVEKIVWTDQLIRKAVLSLALNLKKPILMLTDADYIENGMSDLLADSGPAYDINIKIFNKLQNTITGWPGGKPNADDSKRPERAEPAKKRVLIFSPHPDDDIISMGGTFKRLHEQGHEVHLGYQTSGNIAVADDEALRFASFVCDYNEKFGIDNSEATTIYKNAATFLKNKKASEIDTPEVRYIKGLIRKGEARAACHFIGLPDLQIHFMNLPFYETGAIKKNPIGVGDVEITKELIEKVKPHQIFAAGDLADPHGTHKVCLDAIFAAVRELKPKKFMKDCWVWLYRGAWQEWGVDEIEMAVPMGPDQVLEKRKGIFKHQSQKDGVVFQGADSREFWQRAEDRNRETAELYDQLGLSHYAAMEAFVRWHY, encoded by the coding sequence ATGTTAAAAAGTACTATAGACAAAGCAACAGGTTTCGAAAAAAGATTCGAAAATATTGGAACTATCGTTTATGAAGACTCTACATCAGCAGCTAAATCAATTGCACAAGAAATTGCAAACCTAATTAAGGTAAAACAATCGCAAAGACAACCGTGTATTTTAGGTTTAGCAACAGGTTCTTCACCAAAAGGTCTGTATGCAGAATTGGTAAGGTTACATAAAGAAGAAGGCCTAAGTTTTAAAAACGTAGTGTCTTTTAATTTAGATGAATACTACCCAATGGAACCAGATTCTATAAACAGTTATGTTCGTTTTATGCAAGAACAATTGTTTAATCACATAGATATTTTACCAGAAAATTGTCATGTTCCAGACGGAACATTGTCAAAAGAAAGTATTAGAGATTATTGTGATCAATATGAAGCAAAAATTGAAGCTTTAGGAGGCATTGATTTACAAATTTTAGGAATTGGAGGAAATGGTCATATTGGTTTTAACGAATCCGGATCTCTTCAAAACTCTAAAACAAGATTGGTTGCCTTAGACCACATTACAAGAGTAGCGGCAAGTGGCGATTTTTCTGGATTAGAAAACACACCAAGAACTGCAATTACTCTAGGAGTTAAAAAAATAATGGAAGCTAAAAGAGTCATTTTAATGGCTTGGGGAGAAAGTAAATCTAACATTATAAAAGCCTCTGTAGAAGCAGAAGTTACTAGTTTAGTGCCTGCATCTTACTTACAAGAACATAGAAATGCAACTTTTATTTTAGATCAAGCGGCAGCTTCTAAATTAACAAGAATTAATACTCCTTGGTTGGTAGAAAAAATTGTTTGGACAGATCAATTAATTAGAAAGGCTGTTTTAAGTTTAGCTCTAAACTTAAAGAAACCTATTTTAATGTTAACTGATGCCGACTACATAGAAAATGGTATGAGTGATTTGTTAGCAGACTCAGGTCCTGCGTATGACATCAACATAAAAATATTCAATAAACTACAAAACACCATTACAGGTTGGCCAGGTGGAAAACCAAATGCAGACGATAGTAAAAGACCAGAAAGAGCAGAACCTGCTAAGAAACGTGTCTTAATTTTTAGTCCTCACCCAGATGATGATATCATTAGTATGGGTGGTACTTTTAAGAGATTGCATGAGCAAGGTCATGAAGTGCATTTAGGATATCAAACTTCTGGTAATATTGCGGTTGCAGATGATGAAGCATTGCGTTTTGCAAGTTTTGTGTGTGATTACAATGAAAAATTCGGAATTGATAATTCTGAAGCAACTACAATTTACAAGAATGCAGCTACCTTTTTAAAGAACAAAAAAGCAAGTGAAATAGATACTCCAGAGGTTCGCTATATAAAAGGATTGATCAGAAAAGGAGAAGCAAGAGCAGCCTGTCATTTTATAGGTTTGCCAGATTTACAAATTCATTTTATGAACCTTCCTTTTTATGAAACAGGAGCTATAAAAAAGAACCCAATTGGTGTTGGAGATGTAGAAATAACCAAAGAATTAATTGAAAAAGTTAAACCACATCAAATATTTGCAGCAGGAGATTTAGCAGATCCTCATGGTACTCATAAAGTATGCTTAGATGCAATTTTTGCAGCCGTAAGAGAACTAAAACCTAAGAAATTTATGAAAGATTGTTGGGTTTGGTTATACAGAGGTGCATGGCAAGAGTGGGGAGTTGATGAAATAGAAATGGCAGTACCAATGGGTCCTGATCAAGTTTTAGAAAAACGAAAAGGAATTTTTAAACATCAATCTCAAAAAGACGGTGTTGTTTTTCAAGGAGCAGATAGTAGAGAGTTTTGGCAACGTGCAGAAGACAGAAATAGAGAAACTGCAGAATTATATGATCAATTAGGGTTGTCTCATTACGCTGCTATGGAAGCGTTTGTAAGATGGCATTATTAG
- a CDS encoding nucleotidyltransferase family protein: MKTLDKPTLVILAAGMGSRYGGLKQMDTFTPEGDTIIDFSLFDAIQAGFGKVVFIIRKTFENDFKTLFNKKLAGKIAIEYVFQELENVPEKYRNPERVKPWGTGHALLMTKDVIKENFAIINADDFYSRQAFVAIAEQLRNTDKNSYDFSMVAYSLKNTVSDNGYVSRGECTVDDKGFLTDVTERVRIEKIDGALKSEDDNGKMLPIDENTIVSMNFWGFTPKCFEFGDALFLDFLEKTKENLKAEFYLPTIVNKMLASKKASVKVLESDSKWFGVTYSDDKEKAQIEINKLKENGVYPTKLWN, encoded by the coding sequence ATGAAGACACTTGACAAACCTACATTAGTAATTCTAGCAGCAGGAATGGGTAGCAGATACGGTGGCTTAAAGCAAATGGATACGTTTACACCAGAAGGTGATACCATTATAGACTTCTCTCTTTTTGATGCAATTCAAGCTGGTTTTGGCAAAGTAGTTTTTATCATAAGAAAAACTTTTGAAAATGACTTTAAGACTCTTTTTAATAAAAAGTTAGCAGGTAAAATAGCCATAGAATATGTCTTTCAAGAATTAGAAAACGTACCTGAAAAATATAGAAATCCAGAAAGGGTAAAACCTTGGGGAACAGGCCATGCTTTATTAATGACCAAAGATGTAATAAAAGAAAATTTTGCCATTATAAATGCAGACGATTTTTACAGTAGACAAGCTTTTGTTGCCATTGCAGAACAGTTAAGAAATACAGATAAAAACAGTTATGACTTTAGTATGGTCGCTTATTCTTTAAAAAACACAGTTTCAGATAATGGTTATGTTTCTAGAGGAGAATGTACTGTTGATGATAAAGGCTTTTTAACTGATGTAACCGAAAGAGTTAGAATTGAAAAAATTGACGGAGCTTTAAAAAGTGAAGATGATAACGGAAAAATGCTTCCTATTGATGAAAACACAATTGTTTCTATGAATTTTTGGGGTTTTACACCTAAATGTTTTGAGTTTGGTGATGCTTTGTTTTTAGACTTTTTAGAAAAAACTAAAGAAAACTTAAAAGCAGAATTTTATTTACCAACCATTGTAAATAAAATGTTAGCCTCTAAAAAAGCCTCTGTAAAAGTACTAGAATCAGACTCTAAATGGTTTGGAGTTACCTATAGTGATGATAAGGAAAAAGCGCAAATAGAGATTAATAAACTGAAAGAAAACGGAGTATATCCAACTAAATTATGGAACTAA
- a CDS encoding Gfo/Idh/MocA family protein, with amino-acid sequence MKSNSRRSFIKKAAIATAGLSILPGVSFGSDFNLKKDKLKIAFIGVGLRGTNHLNNALQRKDTEVVAICDLDQKRIDMSLELIKKAGQKAPKVFGKDDYDYRNLLDLKEIDAVIISTPWLWHTKMAVDSMKAGKYTGLEVSAANTLEECWDLVNTHEETGSHLMILENVNYRRDVLAVLNMVKQNVFGDLLHFRCGYRHDLRGVKFNDGKSAYGKGAEFGEKGNSESAWRTQHSLLRNADVYPTHGLGPVAVMADINRGNRLVSLTSHATKAVGLNKYIKETGGENHPNAKLKWKQGDIITSTIETANGETIIVTHDVNSPRPYSLGFEVQGSQGVSEFDYHTQRIHIEGTTKPHVWEGMDEWLEKYDHPLWKKYGDSATEAGHGGIDFFVLNAFVESAKENIAPPMDAYDAAAWSAITPLSELSIENNGEPQDFPDFTRGTWIKRKPYNWIKDSY; translated from the coding sequence ATGAAATCAAACTCAAGAAGATCTTTTATAAAAAAAGCAGCAATTGCAACAGCAGGATTATCCATTCTACCTGGTGTATCATTTGGCTCAGATTTCAATTTGAAAAAGGATAAATTAAAAATTGCTTTTATTGGTGTAGGTTTAAGAGGAACAAATCATTTAAACAATGCATTACAAAGAAAAGATACGGAAGTTGTGGCTATTTGCGATTTAGACCAAAAGAGAATAGACATGTCTTTAGAGTTAATTAAGAAAGCAGGTCAGAAAGCTCCAAAAGTATTTGGTAAAGATGATTACGACTATAGAAACCTTTTAGATTTAAAAGAAATAGATGCTGTAATTATTTCAACTCCATGGTTGTGGCATACAAAAATGGCAGTAGATTCTATGAAAGCTGGTAAATACACTGGTTTAGAAGTATCTGCAGCAAACACTTTAGAAGAATGTTGGGACCTTGTAAATACACACGAAGAAACAGGATCTCATTTAATGATTCTAGAAAATGTAAATTATCGTAGAGATGTTTTAGCCGTATTAAATATGGTAAAACAAAATGTTTTTGGAGATTTGTTACATTTTAGATGTGGTTATAGACACGATTTAAGAGGTGTAAAATTTAACGATGGAAAATCTGCTTATGGAAAAGGTGCCGAATTTGGAGAAAAAGGAAATTCTGAATCTGCTTGGAGAACACAACATTCTTTATTAAGAAATGCAGATGTATATCCAACCCATGGTTTAGGCCCTGTAGCTGTAATGGCAGATATAAATAGAGGAAATCGCTTAGTTTCTTTAACGTCTCATGCTACTAAAGCAGTAGGTTTAAATAAATACATAAAGGAAACAGGTGGAGAAAATCATCCAAACGCAAAATTAAAATGGAAACAAGGAGATATTATAACTTCTACCATAGAAACTGCTAATGGAGAAACTATTATTGTAACCCATGATGTAAACTCACCAAGACCTTATTCATTAGGTTTTGAAGTACAAGGAAGCCAAGGTGTTTCTGAATTCGATTACCATACTCAAAGAATACATATAGAAGGCACTACAAAACCTCATGTATGGGAAGGAATGGATGAATGGTTAGAAAAATACGATCACCCATTATGGAAAAAATATGGAGATTCTGCAACCGAAGCTGGCCATGGAGGAATTGACTTTTTTGTATTAAATGCCTTTGTAGAATCTGCTAAAGAAAATATTGCACCACCAATGGATGCTTATGATGCTGCAGCTTGGAGTGCTATTACTCCATTATCTGAATTATCTATAGAAAATAATGGTGAACCTCAAGATTTCCCAGACTTTACAAGAGGAACCTGGATAAAAAGAAAACCATACAACTGGATTAAAGACAGCTATTAA
- a CDS encoding sugar MFS transporter → MSTTTKSQNNLVPIMIIGGLFAIFGFVTWINGALIPFMKTINELTETQAYLVATASYISFVVMALPASYIISKTGYRNGISLGLAIMAIGALVFIPAAEARTYWMFLLAIFIQGIGMTICQTAANPYITILGPIESGAKRMAMMGIANKVAGALGSIIFGALLLSGIDDVNEKIGNVSADEKNVLLDTMADSVHTPYIVMAVVLFIFALLIRKAALPNVEATEEEALAEGETSSSKTIFQYPHLWMGVLALFVYVGAEVIAGDTIIAYGISLGIPAADAKFFTTYTLMAMVVTYALGVLLIPKYIQQKTALVISAILGIIFSTLIITTSGFTSVLFVAALGVSNALVWPAIWPLTLDGLGKHTKTASALLIMAISGGAIIPPLYGRIVEANKHELITNGLQEADALATAATSSYWILIPCYAIVLFFAVWGHKIKNWSKQ, encoded by the coding sequence ATGAGCACGACTACAAAATCTCAAAACAACCTAGTCCCAATTATGATTATTGGAGGACTCTTCGCAATTTTCGGTTTTGTAACCTGGATAAACGGAGCCTTAATTCCATTCATGAAAACAATTAATGAACTTACGGAAACGCAGGCTTATTTAGTAGCTACAGCTTCTTATATTTCATTTGTAGTAATGGCATTACCAGCCTCTTATATTATTTCTAAAACAGGGTATAGAAATGGTATATCATTAGGTTTAGCAATTATGGCAATTGGTGCATTGGTTTTTATACCCGCAGCTGAAGCACGTACTTATTGGATGTTTTTATTAGCCATTTTTATTCAAGGTATTGGAATGACAATTTGCCAAACTGCAGCCAATCCGTATATCACAATTTTGGGCCCAATTGAAAGTGGTGCAAAACGAATGGCAATGATGGGAATTGCAAATAAAGTTGCAGGAGCTTTAGGATCTATAATTTTTGGTGCGTTATTATTATCTGGTATAGATGATGTAAATGAGAAAATAGGAAATGTTTCTGCGGATGAAAAAAACGTTCTTTTAGATACCATGGCAGATAGTGTGCATACACCTTATATTGTAATGGCTGTTGTCTTATTTATTTTTGCTTTACTAATTAGAAAAGCAGCATTACCTAATGTAGAGGCTACTGAAGAAGAAGCATTAGCAGAAGGTGAAACATCGTCATCTAAAACCATATTTCAATATCCACATTTATGGATGGGTGTTTTAGCCTTATTTGTATATGTTGGTGCAGAAGTTATTGCTGGAGATACTATTATTGCTTACGGAATTTCATTAGGCATACCAGCTGCAGATGCAAAATTCTTTACTACATATACCTTAATGGCAATGGTTGTTACCTATGCTTTGGGCGTCTTATTAATTCCCAAATATATACAACAAAAAACAGCGCTTGTAATTAGTGCTATTTTAGGAATTATTTTTAGTACCTTAATTATAACTACCTCAGGATTTACATCTGTTTTATTTGTTGCAGCTTTAGGAGTTTCTAATGCATTAGTTTGGCCAGCAATTTGGCCGTTAACTTTAGACGGATTAGGGAAACATACTAAAACAGCTTCAGCACTTTTAATAATGGCTATTTCTGGAGGTGCAATTATTCCGCCTTTGTATGGACGAATTGTAGAAGCTAATAAACACGAATTAATTACCAATGGCTTACAAGAAGCAGACGCATTAGCAACTGCAGCAACTAGTAGTTATTGGATCTTAATTCCTTGTTATGCAATTGTACTTTTCTTCGCCGTTTGGGGACACAAAATAAAGAACTGGAGCAAACAATAA
- the fucP gene encoding L-fucose:H+ symporter permease yields MAESKKIPVVSKDVLIPFIIITSLFSLWGFANDITNPMVAAFGTVMEISTAKAALVQLAFYGGYATMAIPAALFVRKYSYKKGILLGLSLYAIGALLFFPAAQFEVFGFFLGSLYILTFGLAFLETTANPYILSMGDERTATQRLNLAQAFNPIGSLFGMFVASKFILVALDSDKRNEAGELIFSTLDEAQKAVIRTHDLAIIRNPYVILGFVVIAMLILIAVTKMPKRSANTTYSSAADSFKRLFKNGKYKEGVLAQLFYVAAQIMCWTFIIQYAGNLGISKAEAQNYNIIAMSIFLGSRFISTFLMKYINAKKLLMIFALCAMVTISGVILIEGITGLYLLVATSAFMSLMFPTIYGIALDGLSEEDSALGAAGLVMAIVGGALMPILQGLMIDMGKIGPFSGVNFSFILPFICFCFIALYGYRTMKIYK; encoded by the coding sequence ATGGCAGAGTCAAAAAAAATCCCTGTAGTTTCCAAGGATGTTCTCATTCCTTTTATCATCATTACCTCGTTATTTTCATTGTGGGGTTTTGCCAATGATATTACAAATCCCATGGTTGCTGCATTTGGTACCGTCATGGAAATTTCTACTGCCAAAGCTGCTTTGGTGCAACTTGCTTTTTATGGAGGTTATGCTACAATGGCAATTCCTGCCGCTTTATTTGTTAGAAAATACAGCTATAAAAAAGGAATTCTTTTAGGTTTATCTTTATATGCTATTGGAGCCTTATTATTTTTTCCGGCAGCACAATTTGAAGTCTTTGGCTTCTTTTTAGGTTCGTTATATATTTTAACATTCGGATTGGCTTTTTTAGAAACCACCGCAAACCCATACATCCTTTCTATGGGGGATGAACGCACCGCAACACAGCGTTTAAATCTAGCACAAGCTTTTAATCCTATTGGGTCTTTATTCGGAATGTTTGTAGCATCAAAATTTATTTTGGTTGCCTTAGATTCTGATAAAAGAAATGAAGCTGGTGAGTTAATTTTTAGCACGCTAGATGAAGCTCAAAAAGCAGTTATTAGAACGCATGATTTAGCAATTATTAGAAATCCGTATGTAATTCTTGGCTTTGTTGTGATTGCAATGCTTATTTTAATTGCCGTAACTAAAATGCCAAAAAGAAGTGCAAATACAACTTACTCTAGTGCCGCAGATTCTTTTAAAAGATTGTTTAAAAACGGAAAATACAAAGAAGGTGTTTTAGCACAATTGTTTTATGTGGCTGCTCAAATTATGTGTTGGACGTTTATCATTCAGTATGCAGGAAATTTAGGAATTTCGAAGGCAGAAGCACAAAATTATAATATTATTGCCATGTCTATTTTCTTAGGAAGTAGGTTTATCAGTACTTTTTTAATGAAATATATCAATGCAAAAAAATTACTGATGATTTTCGCACTTTGTGCGATGGTAACCATATCCGGAGTTATTTTAATTGAAGGAATTACAGGTTTATACTTACTGGTAGCAACCTCAGCATTTATGTCTTTAATGTTCCCAACTATTTACGGAATTGCCTTAGACGGATTAAGTGAAGAAGATTCTGCTTTAGGGGCTGCAGGATTAGTTATGGCTATTGTAGGTGGAGCTTTAATGCCAATTTTACAAGGATTAATGATAGATATGGGAAAAATTGGTCCGTTTAGCGGAGTCAACTTTTCATTTATATTACCTTTTATCTGTTTTTGCTTTATTGCACTTTACGGATATAGAACAATGAAAATTTATAAATAA
- a CDS encoding L-rhamnose mutarotase: protein MSKYCFALDLKDDEKLIGEYKKYHQEIWPEITKSIVDAGVLNLEIFNVHNRLFMIMEVDASFSFEEKDELDKNNVKVQEWEALMWKYQQGLPLAKKGEKWILMEKIYQL from the coding sequence ATGAGTAAATATTGTTTCGCTTTAGATTTAAAAGATGATGAAAAACTAATTGGAGAGTACAAAAAATATCATCAAGAAATATGGCCAGAGATTACTAAAAGTATCGTTGATGCTGGTGTTTTAAATCTAGAAATTTTTAATGTACACAATCGGTTGTTTATGATTATGGAAGTTGATGCTTCTTTTTCTTTTGAAGAGAAAGATGAGCTAGATAAAAATAATGTAAAAGTACAAGAATGGGAAGCTCTTATGTGGAAATATCAGCAAGGTCTTCCGCTGGCTAAGAAAGGAGAGAAGTGGATTTTAATGGAAAAGATATATCAGTTATAA
- a CDS encoding phosphotransferase enzyme family protein, whose translation MNTETIISIFNEFDHQFNYKSHSELNSGHINDTFLIKTDGGINYILQRINQIVFKDVPGLVNNKVLTSNHIRSKYPKASNEALNNTVLSFVKAKNSTLYYYNKGINFWNVMIFIDDSVTHEIVNNKEIAYEGGKLLGDFLNLTADFDSSQLIDVIPNFHNMSFRYKQYASSIQSALKSRLTKAAKYIQIVADLKEEMHILQNLKDAGKIPIRVTHNDTKISNSLFTQDNKGICMIDTDTVMPGIIHYDFGDAIRTICNTAAEDETDLSKVAFNLEYYKAYEKGFLEKTKDTLTEIELKYLPLAAKTMIFIMALRFLTDYLNNDIYYKTTYAEHNLDRAKNQFKLIESFSEKLKF comes from the coding sequence ATGAATACAGAAACTATCATCTCTATTTTTAATGAGTTTGATCATCAATTTAATTATAAAAGTCATTCAGAATTAAATTCTGGACATATTAATGATACTTTTTTAATAAAAACAGATGGCGGTATTAATTATATTCTTCAAAGGATAAATCAAATTGTTTTTAAAGATGTTCCTGGTTTAGTAAACAACAAAGTATTAACAAGCAATCATATTAGAAGCAAATATCCGAAGGCATCAAACGAAGCTTTAAATAATACCGTTTTAAGTTTTGTAAAAGCCAAAAACAGTACTTTATATTATTATAATAAAGGAATCAATTTCTGGAATGTGATGATTTTTATTGATGATAGCGTTACCCATGAAATTGTAAATAACAAAGAGATTGCTTACGAAGGCGGAAAACTTTTAGGAGATTTTTTAAACCTAACAGCAGATTTTGATAGTAGCCAATTAATAGATGTGATTCCCAATTTTCACAACATGTCTTTTCGCTATAAACAATATGCCTCTTCTATACAAAGTGCTTTAAAAAGTCGCTTAACAAAAGCCGCGAAATACATACAAATCGTTGCCGATTTAAAAGAAGAAATGCACATTCTTCAGAATTTAAAAGATGCTGGTAAAATTCCTATTAGAGTTACACATAACGATACCAAAATATCTAACTCGCTATTTACGCAAGACAACAAAGGTATTTGTATGATAGATACAGATACGGTAATGCCAGGTATTATTCATTATGATTTTGGTGATGCAATAAGAACCATTTGCAACACAGCAGCAGAAGATGAAACAGACTTATCTAAGGTAGCATTTAATTTAGAGTACTACAAAGCATATGAAAAAGGGTTTTTAGAAAAAACAAAAGACACCTTAACAGAAATAGAGTTAAAATATTTGCCGTTAGCAGCAAAAACAATGATTTTTATAATGGCTTTGCGTTTTTTAACAGACTATTTAAACAATGACATCTACTACAAAACAACCTATGCCGAACATAATTTAGACAGAGCAAAAAATCAATTTAAATTGATAGAGAGCTTTTCTGAAAAATTAAAATTCTAA
- a CDS encoding substrate-binding domain-containing protein: MKKYTIKNIAELAGVSKGTVDRVIHKRGKVSAIALEKVTAVLNEIDYKPNLLARSLKNTKNYHICVVLPDYNKDAFWLPCYEGIVEAVNEFGSFGVFIEPFFFHPNNVDSFVEINNKVLALSPDAVLLAPLFYKETVDIINKYALKNIIVSKFNNQLEIENTKNFVGQDLFKSGRIAAGLLKMIIKKNATIDIIHVDEDFNNSIHMQEKEKGFRNYFSEIKNSDYKIVTHNSKQSDLANNLDSIFSASFYSDAIFVTTSKVYEVAEFIKSKNLSNVKLIGYDLLEENIQYLKDDIIHFLIHQNPKKQVYLGLTYLVEFFLFNKEIPSKSLLPIDIITSENIETYLED; encoded by the coding sequence ATGAAGAAATATACCATTAAAAATATTGCAGAATTAGCAGGCGTATCTAAAGGAACGGTAGATAGAGTTATTCATAAAAGAGGTAAAGTATCGGCAATAGCTTTAGAAAAGGTTACTGCTGTTTTAAATGAAATAGACTATAAACCTAACTTGCTTGCTAGAAGTTTAAAGAATACAAAAAATTATCATATTTGTGTTGTTTTGCCCGATTATAACAAAGATGCTTTTTGGCTTCCGTGTTATGAGGGGATTGTTGAGGCTGTAAATGAGTTTGGGTCTTTTGGTGTTTTTATAGAGCCCTTCTTTTTTCATCCTAATAATGTAGATTCTTTTGTAGAGATTAATAATAAAGTGTTAGCATTATCTCCAGATGCTGTTTTATTGGCTCCTTTATTTTATAAGGAAACAGTAGATATTATTAATAAATATGCTCTTAAAAATATTATTGTTAGCAAATTTAACAATCAATTAGAAATTGAAAATACAAAGAATTTTGTTGGTCAAGATTTATTTAAAAGTGGAAGAATAGCTGCAGGATTGTTAAAAATGATCATCAAAAAAAATGCAACAATAGATATTATTCATGTTGATGAAGATTTTAATAACTCTATTCACATGCAAGAAAAGGAAAAGGGTTTTAGAAATTATTTTAGTGAAATAAAAAATTCTGATTATAAAATTGTAACCCATAATTCTAAACAATCTGACCTTGCAAATAATCTAGATTCAATCTTTTCTGCTTCTTTTTATTCGGATGCTATATTTGTGACCACTTCTAAAGTTTACGAAGTTGCAGAATTTATTAAAAGTAAAAATTTGAGTAATGTAAAACTTATTGGATACGATTTGTTGGAAGAAAATATTCAATATTTAAAAGACGATATTATTCATTTTTTGATTCATCAAAATCCTAAAAAGCAAGTGTATTTAGGATTGACTTACCTTGTAGAATTCTTTCTGTTTAACAAAGAAATACCCTCTAAAAGTTTATTGCCAATAGATATTATTACTAGTGAAAATATAGAAACATATTTAGAGGATTGA